The Devosia sp. SD17-2 genome includes a region encoding these proteins:
- a CDS encoding TIM barrel protein: protein MAQSADRIAVSTWSLHRLLGTTYPHNLDSAEIGPGEDTYGEGSESLLGLPSVLANHGYHRLEIVSFHMRSRDPVYLGELRDQLKVSGVTLQTLLIDAGDITDPVNGARDTAWISGWVEVANELGAQNARIIAGKQAPTPETIDRSVTALRQLADRNAGSSVRLVTENWLALLSSPGVVHEVLDRLEGRIGLLGDFGNWTGEDKHEALASILPRAELCHAKASFVSGQLDEADYGTCLSVAEDAGYAGPYTLIFDADHPSEWNGLSAERDFILSRLA, encoded by the coding sequence ATGGCCCAGAGTGCTGATCGTATCGCGGTCTCCACCTGGTCGTTGCATCGGCTTTTGGGCACGACCTATCCGCATAATCTCGACAGTGCCGAAATCGGCCCGGGCGAGGATACTTATGGGGAGGGCAGCGAGTCGCTGCTCGGCCTGCCCTCGGTGCTCGCCAACCATGGCTATCACCGGCTGGAAATCGTCTCCTTCCATATGCGCAGCCGTGACCCGGTCTATCTCGGCGAGTTGCGCGACCAGCTCAAAGTCTCCGGGGTCACGCTGCAGACCCTGCTCATCGATGCCGGTGACATTACCGATCCGGTCAACGGCGCGCGCGACACCGCCTGGATCTCGGGCTGGGTCGAGGTGGCCAATGAGCTTGGCGCACAAAACGCCCGCATCATTGCCGGCAAGCAGGCGCCGACGCCCGAGACCATCGATCGCTCTGTCACCGCGCTGCGCCAGCTGGCCGATCGCAATGCCGGCTCGTCGGTGCGGCTCGTCACCGAAAACTGGCTGGCGCTCCTTTCCAGCCCCGGCGTGGTGCATGAAGTGCTCGACCGGCTTGAGGGCCGCATCGGTCTTCTCGGCGATTTCGGCAACTGGACGGGCGAGGACAAACACGAGGCCCTGGCCTCCATCTTGCCGCGGGCCGAGCTCTGCCACGCCAAGGCGAGCTTCGTTTCGGGCCAGCTCGACGAGGCCGACTATGGCACCTGCCTCTCGGTCGCCGAGGATGCCGGCTATGCCGGGCCCTATACGTTGATCTTTGATGCAGACCACCCGAGCGAATGGAACGGTCTCTCCGCTGAACGCGACTTCATCCTGTCCCGCCTCGCGTGA